The following proteins come from a genomic window of Stanieria sp. NIES-3757:
- a CDS encoding transposase IS4 family protein, which translates to MLRKSYNTRMDKKLLELYSDYIISSFGQITATGLSRVLEGSISHDKITRFLSAKDLESRELWKLVKPVVREYEQEDGVLIVDDTIEKKPHTQENELVCWHHDHQENRSVKGINIINYVYSVEDISLPIGFDVVKKSIKFCEVKTKKEKRKATATKNELTRNQLKICSQNQLKYRYVLADSWFSSKENMAFICQDLDKHLIMALKSNRTVALSEENKKQGCFTRIDELNWSEQISVRGWLKGLDFPVLIYRQVFKNQDGSTGILYLACSDLNCNVPQIEAIYQKRWNVEVFHKTLKSNTGLAKSPTKCLRTQGNHIFMSIYAAFQLECLKLKHKMNHFALRSTIYVKALQQAMCELHLLKSA; encoded by the coding sequence ATGTTACGCAAAAGCTATAATACTCGAATGGACAAAAAGCTTTTGGAACTATACAGCGATTATATTATCAGCTCGTTTGGACAGATAACAGCGACAGGATTATCAAGAGTATTAGAAGGAAGTATCAGTCACGATAAAATAACTCGTTTCCTGTCGGCTAAAGACTTAGAGTCACGAGAGCTGTGGAAGTTAGTGAAACCAGTGGTCAGGGAGTATGAACAAGAAGATGGTGTGTTGATTGTGGATGACACCATAGAGAAAAAACCTCATACCCAAGAGAATGAGTTAGTGTGCTGGCATCATGACCATCAAGAAAACCGTTCTGTCAAGGGAATTAACATCATCAACTATGTTTATAGTGTCGAAGACATAAGCCTACCAATTGGGTTTGATGTCGTCAAAAAGTCCATAAAATTTTGTGAGGTAAAAACAAAGAAGGAAAAACGAAAAGCAACAGCAACAAAAAATGAATTAACACGAAATCAATTAAAAATTTGCTCCCAGAATCAACTCAAATACAGGTATGTGCTAGCTGATAGTTGGTTTTCCTCGAAGGAAAATATGGCTTTTATCTGTCAGGATTTAGATAAGCACTTGATCATGGCTCTCAAAAGCAATCGTACCGTAGCCTTGAGTGAAGAAAACAAAAAACAGGGTTGTTTTACCAGAATTGATGAACTCAACTGGTCAGAACAGATCTCAGTCAGAGGATGGCTTAAAGGACTGGACTTTCCTGTTCTCATCTATCGTCAAGTCTTTAAAAACCAAGATGGCAGTACTGGTATTTTGTATTTGGCTTGTAGTGATTTAAACTGTAATGTCCCTCAAATAGAAGCAATCTACCAAAAACGGTGGAACGTGGAAGTCTTTCATAAAACGCTCAAGTCTAATACTGGTTTAGCTAAGTCCCCAACTAAATGTCTTCGTACTCAAGGAAACCATATCTTTATGTCTATCTATGCTGCATTTCAATTAGAGTGTCTGAAATTGAAACACAAGATGAACCATTTTGCTTTGCGCAGTACTATTTATGTCAAAGCTTTGCAACAAGCTATGTGTGAATTACATTTACTCAAGAGTGCGTAA
- a CDS encoding sulfotransferase — translation MLSHFLTSLIIIIDFKFILKIMLYALKTKIMEELQRHYLTLELPSSIEKPLIKLEKLLYERNLQQVPLKKPIFVIGSHRSGTTILYETLARHPDLAYFSNASAYFPRLPMLSHKFGTIWAQKQIKIERFLQDGIGFNAITPSEGTRIWDLYATNTEHYYLDETHHNPEMEHYLKQNIRKHLKYNNARRFINKNPDNSVRIRYLNQLFPDAYFIHIIRDGRAVCHSMIQAQKRAFEFFGIGHRHNYGIKTQNWSEIAEMWFKDRQQAIAHLWCETIATIDRDRQYLEPERYLEIRYEDFVSQTQTYLHRIAEFCQLPIDAQVEQIWQQETSKLTLAKRNEAWKQGFNPSELNKLMLIISKKMQEHGYELESNWEERNETVQNTQLV, via the coding sequence ATGCTTAGTCATTTTCTCACTTCTTTAATCATCATTATTGACTTCAAATTTATCCTCAAAATTATGTTGTATGCTCTCAAAACCAAAATTATGGAAGAGTTGCAAAGGCATTATCTAACTTTGGAACTTCCTTCATCGATTGAAAAACCATTAATTAAGCTTGAAAAGCTATTATACGAGCGCAATCTCCAACAAGTTCCCCTTAAAAAACCGATTTTTGTTATTGGTTCTCATCGCTCTGGAACAACAATTTTATACGAAACCCTGGCAAGACATCCCGATCTCGCTTATTTTAGCAACGCTTCAGCCTATTTCCCCAGATTGCCCATGCTTTCCCATAAATTTGGTACTATCTGGGCGCAAAAACAGATTAAGATTGAAAGATTTCTTCAAGATGGGATTGGTTTTAATGCCATTACTCCAAGTGAAGGAACTAGGATTTGGGACTTATACGCCACTAATACAGAACACTACTACCTCGACGAAACCCATCACAATCCTGAAATGGAGCATTATTTAAAACAGAATATTCGCAAGCATCTCAAATATAATAACGCTCGGCGATTTATTAACAAAAATCCCGATAATTCAGTACGGATACGCTATCTTAACCAACTGTTTCCCGATGCTTATTTTATCCATATTATTCGAGATGGACGGGCGGTTTGCCACTCGATGATTCAAGCTCAAAAACGTGCTTTTGAATTCTTTGGTATCGGACATCGCCATAACTATGGAATTAAAACTCAAAATTGGTCAGAAATCGCAGAAATGTGGTTTAAAGACCGTCAACAAGCGATCGCTCATTTATGGTGTGAGACAATTGCAACTATTGATCGCGATCGCCAATATTTAGAACCCGAACGTTATTTAGAAATCCGTTATGAAGATTTTGTCAGTCAAACGCAGACATACTTGCATCGGATTGCAGAATTTTGCCAATTACCTATTGATGCTCAAGTTGAGCAAATCTGGCAACAGGAAACAAGCAAGCTTACTTTAGCCAAACGGAATGAGGCTTGGAAACAAGGTTTTAACCCTAGCGAACTGAACAAATTAATGCTGATTATTAGTAAGAAGATGCAGGAGCATGGCTACGAGCTAGAAAGCAATTGGGAAGAGAGAAATGAGACTGTTCAAAATACTCAATTAGTTTGA
- a CDS encoding cytochrome P450: protein MTSIEFITKNVSNKSTNGFTLHRLNMLRWVLSPLEYMEEYAAKYGDTFMLRLPYDGSKLAIFSHPQAIQEIFTATSDFVESGPANRTIEPILGSNSVLMLDGKPLAKRRKLLLPPFHGERMQAYGDIIKTTSIEVSDRWKVNRTFRLHSFMKETTLQVIFQALFGLKSESHHQQLKQALEKMLWLFNSPINNLLIFLPALRQDWGKFSPWGRFLRQRKQLENLLVAEIERCREQANPERTDVLSLLVSARDETGEALTNQEICDELITMMIAGYDTTAKALAWAFYWIHHVRGVREKLLAELATLGENADSMAIFRLPYLSAVCSETLRISPIAIIPFRRIVKSPIEIMGNLFEPGTQLVPCIYLTHQRCDLYPEPKQFKPERFLERQFSPYEYFPFGGGSRRCIGQTFALFEMKLVLATILSRCELQLTDRRPIRAVRHGFTVSPSGGVKMIMTGRKERN from the coding sequence ATGACTTCTATAGAGTTTATTACTAAGAATGTGTCCAATAAGTCTACTAATGGATTCACTCTCCATCGTCTTAATATGCTGCGCTGGGTGCTTTCTCCGCTGGAATATATGGAAGAATACGCAGCGAAATATGGGGATACTTTTATGCTGCGATTGCCCTACGATGGATCGAAACTTGCCATTTTTAGTCATCCCCAAGCTATTCAAGAAATTTTTACCGCTACATCCGACTTCGTAGAGAGTGGCCCTGCTAATCGAACAATTGAGCCAATCTTAGGATCGAATTCTGTTTTAATGCTGGATGGTAAACCCCTAGCGAAACGAAGAAAACTCTTACTGCCTCCATTTCATGGCGAACGGATGCAAGCTTATGGAGACATCATTAAAACTACCTCCATTGAGGTTAGCGATCGCTGGAAAGTTAATCGAACCTTTCGTCTTCATTCGTTTATGAAAGAGACTACGCTGCAAGTTATTTTCCAGGCATTATTTGGTCTAAAATCAGAATCTCATCACCAACAGCTAAAACAAGCACTTGAAAAAATGCTCTGGCTGTTTAACTCTCCAATCAATAACTTATTAATTTTTCTGCCAGCATTACGGCAAGATTGGGGAAAGTTTAGTCCTTGGGGACGGTTTTTGCGACAAAGAAAGCAACTAGAAAACCTGTTGGTTGCAGAAATTGAACGATGTCGAGAGCAAGCAAATCCCGAGCGAACCGATGTTCTTTCCTTGCTCGTATCAGCCCGTGATGAAACAGGAGAAGCCTTAACTAATCAAGAGATTTGTGACGAACTAATTACTATGATGATTGCAGGATACGATACTACTGCTAAGGCGTTAGCTTGGGCATTTTACTGGATTCATCATGTTCGAGGAGTTCGGGAAAAACTACTAGCAGAGTTAGCAACATTGGGAGAAAATGCAGACTCAATGGCTATTTTTCGCTTGCCCTATCTCAGTGCTGTTTGCTCCGAAACGCTTCGTATCTCTCCGATTGCCATAATTCCTTTTCGACGAATTGTTAAATCCCCGATCGAGATTATGGGGAATCTGTTTGAGCCTGGAACACAGTTAGTTCCTTGTATTTATCTAACTCATCAACGCTGCGATCTTTATCCAGAACCAAAACAATTTAAGCCAGAGCGATTTCTCGAACGACAATTTTCACCCTATGAGTATTTTCCCTTTGGTGGTGGTAGTCGTCGTTGTATCGGGCAAACCTTTGCTTTATTTGAGATGAAATTGGTATTGGCGACAATTTTATCGCGGTGCGAACTTCAACTAACCGATCGCCGTCCAATTCGAGCAGTTCGTCATGGTTTTACAGTTTCTCCTTCTGGAGGAGTAAAGATGATTATGACTGGTCGGAAAGAAAGAAATTAG
- a CDS encoding ABC exporter membrane fusion protein, DevB family produces the protein MVAIKSEKFPKFLFWASTTLIVINVFVGVRLITRNGEVTQSDSPPTDLAQPIEITTPDQVGALGTLEPEGEVISLAPPTRNESTRVKQLLVKVGERVKTGQIVAILDNRNRALAALTRTQAQVKIARALLEQRLAGAPMGEIDAQKARIKNIELEIKGQMNIQLANIERLEAELRGNTQAQTATIERFKAEFHNAQMECDRFESLFQSGAVSDSERDRICLQAQTATRSLEEAEVNRQLTISTHQKQIEEAKASLQRTEATLAQQQIEAQATLGRIEEVRPVDVAVAEAQLADAQAAMAQAQVDLELAYMRSPQAGQILKINTRPGEMIGEQGILQLGQTNQMIVRAEVYETEIGRVRRGQKAIITSNGFVGQLEGIVEQIELQVDKQDVLSTDPVADANARVVEVKIRLTDETSQKVAGLTNLQVNAVIFTPVAPRKLS, from the coding sequence ATGGTTGCGATTAAAAGCGAAAAGTTTCCGAAATTCTTGTTTTGGGCAAGTACTACTTTGATTGTTATTAATGTTTTTGTCGGTGTGAGACTTATCACTAGAAATGGTGAAGTAACTCAATCAGATTCTCCCCCAACTGACTTAGCTCAACCAATTGAAATAACTACCCCCGATCAAGTCGGTGCATTAGGAACATTAGAACCCGAAGGCGAAGTAATTAGTCTTGCTCCTCCTACTAGAAATGAGAGTACTAGGGTCAAACAATTGTTAGTCAAGGTAGGAGAACGGGTAAAAACTGGACAAATAGTAGCAATTTTGGACAATCGCAACCGCGCTCTCGCTGCTTTAACTAGAACACAAGCTCAAGTCAAAATTGCTCGGGCTCTTTTAGAACAGCGTTTAGCTGGCGCACCAATGGGAGAAATCGACGCTCAGAAAGCCAGAATTAAAAACATCGAACTTGAGATTAAAGGGCAAATGAACATTCAACTTGCCAATATTGAACGATTAGAAGCCGAGTTACGGGGAAATACTCAAGCTCAAACTGCTACTATTGAAAGGTTTAAGGCTGAGTTCCATAATGCCCAGATGGAATGCGATCGCTTTGAGAGTTTATTTCAAAGTGGTGCAGTAAGTGATTCAGAAAGAGATCGGATTTGTTTGCAAGCTCAAACTGCTACCAGAAGCTTGGAAGAAGCCGAAGTTAACCGCCAACTAACTATTTCTACTCATCAAAAGCAAATCGAAGAAGCTAAAGCCAGTCTCCAACGCACAGAAGCTACCCTCGCCCAACAACAGATTGAAGCACAAGCAACTTTAGGCAGAATTGAAGAAGTACGTCCTGTAGACGTAGCTGTTGCCGAAGCACAGTTAGCAGATGCCCAAGCTGCTATGGCACAAGCCCAGGTAGACCTTGAGCTAGCCTATATGCGATCGCCTCAAGCCGGTCAAATCCTCAAAATTAATACCCGTCCGGGAGAAATGATTGGCGAACAAGGCATTTTACAACTAGGTCAAACGAACCAGATGATCGTTAGAGCGGAAGTTTATGAAACAGAAATTGGCAGAGTACGTCGGGGTCAAAAGGCGATTATTACCAGCAATGGCTTTGTCGGTCAACTAGAAGGAATAGTAGAACAAATCGAGTTACAAGTAGATAAACAGGATGTTCTCAGTACCGATCCTGTAGCTGATGCTAATGCCAGAGTTGTCGAAGTTAAAATCCGCCTGACTGATGAGACTAGTCAAAAAGTCGCAGGTTTGACGAATTTACAAGTTAATGCCGTAATTTTTACTCCTGTTGCTCCCAGAAAACTATCATGA
- a CDS encoding DevC protein: protein MIGKLPTAWLQLTYQKMKFFVAIAGIALIVALVFMQLGFQSALFDSSVRLPKSLQGDIFLISSRSTTLTSLFNFSQRRLYQAFAFSEVDYVVPIYTDTVRWRNPDLKSLWRNIYLIGFDPNYSVFDLPGVKENIAKLKIPDLILFDRRSRPEFGDVVTQFDRQSTLIADIRGNSSSDRQVTVAGLFSLGTSFGIDGNLITSDLNFLRIVSNRQTGLINLGLIKLKPNSDLQQVIAKMKTYLPADIQIFSQEELIKWERSFWQQKTVIGFIFNLGLVGTFVVGIIIIYQILYSNISDYLVEFATLKAIGYRHIYLLKIVFQQSFILAILGYVPGFFLAQGVYYFSRNNTNLPIYLNLSNSAIVLLLTTSITLLSGAITVHKLKGTNPADIF from the coding sequence ATGATCGGAAAACTCCCTACAGCTTGGCTACAACTAACTTATCAGAAAATGAAATTCTTTGTCGCGATCGCTGGTATTGCCTTAATTGTAGCTTTGGTTTTTATGCAGCTTGGGTTTCAGTCTGCTTTATTTGATAGTTCCGTGCGCTTACCCAAAAGTTTACAAGGAGATATTTTTCTCATCTCTTCGCGCTCGACTACTTTAACTTCCTTATTTAACTTTTCCCAACGTCGTCTATACCAAGCTTTTGCTTTTAGCGAGGTAGATTATGTAGTTCCTATTTATACTGACACGGTGAGATGGCGAAATCCCGATCTTAAAAGCCTGTGGCGCAACATTTACTTGATAGGTTTCGATCCTAACTATTCTGTTTTCGATCTGCCAGGAGTTAAGGAAAATATCGCAAAGTTAAAAATCCCCGATCTGATTTTATTTGATCGCAGATCTCGTCCTGAGTTTGGGGATGTAGTTACTCAATTTGACCGACAATCAACTTTAATCGCAGATATCAGAGGTAACAGTTCAAGCGATCGCCAAGTTACTGTAGCAGGATTATTTAGTTTAGGAACTTCTTTTGGGATCGATGGCAATTTAATCACTAGCGATTTGAATTTTCTTCGCATTGTTAGTAATCGTCAAACTGGTTTAATTAATTTGGGTTTAATTAAGTTAAAACCGAACAGTGATTTGCAGCAGGTTATTGCCAAAATGAAAACATATTTACCAGCAGATATTCAAATTTTTTCTCAAGAAGAATTAATTAAATGGGAAAGAAGTTTTTGGCAGCAAAAAACTGTAATTGGTTTTATTTTTAATTTGGGTTTAGTCGGAACTTTTGTAGTTGGCATAATTATTATTTATCAAATTTTATATAGTAATATATCCGATTATTTAGTAGAATTTGCGACTCTAAAAGCGATCGGATATCGACACATTTATTTACTAAAAATTGTTTTTCAACAGTCTTTCATTCTAGCAATTTTAGGCTATGTACCTGGTTTTTTTCTCGCTCAAGGGGTTTACTATTTTTCTCGTAACAACACTAACTTGCCTATTTATTTGAATTTGAGTAACTCCGCGATCGTTTTATTGTTAACCACTTCAATTACCTTATTATCAGGAGCAATTACTGTCCATAAGCTAAAAGGTACTAATCCAGCAGATATTTTTTAA
- a CDS encoding Glutathione S-transferase domain protein encodes MIKLYDLDLSGNCHKVRLMLSLLSKEFESIPVDLFGGEAQTPAFLKLNLLGEVPVLVDGNVILRDSQAILVYLAKRYGNEDWLPTEAETMSHVMEWLFFAANYIRQGPEFARRYYKFNLKIDIELATERAYSVLKILDDRLSQKFWLTSAHATIADIACFPYIGLAPEGKIALDSYQNVISWLERIKQLPGYLSMPGL; translated from the coding sequence ATGATTAAACTATATGATCTTGATTTATCTGGAAACTGCCACAAAGTTAGATTAATGCTTTCTTTGTTGTCAAAAGAATTTGAATCGATCCCAGTCGATCTCTTTGGTGGCGAAGCTCAAACCCCTGCATTTCTGAAGCTGAATCTTTTAGGAGAAGTACCAGTTTTAGTCGATGGCAATGTTATTTTACGGGATTCTCAGGCAATTTTAGTTTATTTGGCAAAACGTTACGGTAATGAAGATTGGCTACCAACAGAAGCAGAAACCATGAGTCACGTGATGGAATGGCTATTTTTTGCTGCTAACTATATTCGTCAAGGTCCCGAATTCGCCAGACGCTATTATAAATTCAATCTTAAAATAGATATCGAACTGGCTACGGAAAGAGCCTATTCTGTTCTCAAAATTTTAGACGATCGTTTATCGCAAAAATTTTGGTTAACGAGCGCTCATGCCACTATTGCAGATATTGCTTGTTTCCCTTACATTGGACTAGCACCAGAAGGAAAAATTGCCTTAGATTCATATCAAAATGTTATTTCTTGGCTGGAACGAATTAAACAACTACCAGGTTATCTTTCCATGCCTGGATTGTAG
- a CDS encoding ABC exporter ATP-binding subunit, DevA family: protein MKDRLITIQNLNYYFNENALDKQVLFDINLKVNLGEIIILTGPSGSGKTTLLSLIGGLRSVREGSLRVFNQELYQANETKLIQIRRQIGYIFQNHNLLPFMTACQNVQMAVELQPNISPNQARSRSQKILQAVGLGNRINYYPCALSGGQKQRVAIARALVNRPQLIVADEPTASLDSKTGRQVINLMQKLAKEQGCSIFLVTHDPRILDIADRLIEIEDGRLNN from the coding sequence ATGAAAGATCGACTAATTACCATCCAAAATCTCAATTATTATTTCAATGAAAATGCTTTAGACAAACAAGTCCTTTTTGATATTAATTTGAAAGTTAATTTGGGTGAAATTATTATTTTAACTGGTCCATCTGGTTCGGGAAAAACTACTTTATTATCTTTAATTGGTGGTTTACGTTCTGTACGAGAAGGAAGTTTGCGAGTTTTTAATCAAGAATTATATCAAGCTAATGAAACTAAACTAATTCAAATCCGCCGTCAAATTGGCTATATTTTCCAAAACCATAATCTTTTACCATTTATGACCGCTTGCCAAAATGTACAAATGGCGGTAGAACTACAACCCAATATATCTCCCAATCAAGCTCGAAGCCGTTCTCAAAAAATCCTCCAAGCGGTTGGGTTAGGAAACCGAATTAATTATTATCCTTGCGCTCTTTCGGGAGGACAAAAACAAAGAGTTGCGATCGCTCGTGCTTTAGTCAATCGTCCTCAACTAATTGTAGCTGATGAACCTACGGCATCTTTAGATAGTAAAACTGGTCGTCAAGTAATTAATTTGATGCAAAAATTAGCTAAAGAACAAGGCTGTAGTATTTTTCTCGTTACTCACGATCCTCGAATTTTAGATATTGCCGACCGTCTGATTGAGATAGAAGATGGTCGATTGAACAATTAA